A window of the Diospyros lotus cultivar Yz01 unplaced genomic scaffold, ASM1463336v1 superscaf1, whole genome shotgun sequence genome harbors these coding sequences:
- the LOC127792920 gene encoding uncharacterized protein LOC127792920 encodes MAAEKIAVKELEVVKLKEVLRSCQVGDDKSESSGSLVVYHELRSEENGSYEVSSKREIEDFDMDEFLIKEGLCAVIFREAVKDAQSQISDLSTDYLQENDNRVSLELKVLEKTKELDLIKGELSDAVNQIEVDKVEIQNLKGHVGSQQAMLAKRSEENENRVSLELKVLEKNQGIGLDKG; translated from the coding sequence ATGGCGGCAGAGAAAATTGCTGTGAAGGAATTGGAGGTGGTGAAACTGAAGGAAGTGTTGCGGTCTTGCCAGGTGGGTGATGATAAAAGCGAGTCATCAGGGTCGCTGGTTGTGTATCATGAGCTAAGAAGTGAGGAAAATGGGTCCTATGAAGTTAGTAGCAAGCGGGAAATTGAAGATTTTGATATGGATGAGTTCTTAATCAAGGAAGGGCTCTGTGCAGTTATTTTCAGGGAGGCTGTCAAGGATGCTCAGTCACAAATCAGTGACTTGAGCACTGATTATTTACAGGAAAATGATAATCGAGTTTCCCTTGAACTAAAAGTACTTGAAAAAACCAAGGAATTGGACTTGATAAAGGGTGAGTTGTCAGATGCAGTGAACCAAATAGAAGTAGATAAAgttgaaatacaaaatttaaaaggcCATGTTGGTAGCCAGCAAGCAATGTTAGCCAAAAGAAGTGAGGAAAATGAAAATCGAGTTTCCCTTGAACTAAAAGTACTTGAAAAAAACCAAGGAATTGGACTTGATAAAGGGTGA